From the Mycoplasma putrefaciens KS1 genome, the window TCTTTCACTTACAAGATTAGATATTAAAAACGGTTTTGATAATGGTTTTGATTGAAACACTTATGTTAAAGATTCTAATAAATTAACATTTTTAGAAAGATTTCCTTTGGTGGGGTTAGGTGTGAGAGGGTTCACAAGTGTAATTTCAACATTGTTTTATATTTTACCAACCGCGTTTATTTGTTCATACACCAAAAAGTCAAACTCTAACCCCAGAGAAAAATACAGAATGTCATTATTACCAGTGATTGTGTTTCTTGTGTTATTTGGAGCAGTTACAGCAACACTATCTAATTTTGCTTCAATCTCAAATATTTCAAATGCATGAAAAAAAGAATTACTTGGTTTTATAACAGATGAAAAAGAAAAATTTGCAAGTCAATTTGATAGTTTTTGACAACAAGTTGTTAATAAATATGGACCAAAAATTAACATTGCAGTTATACTTTCAATCACTTCTATGTCTTTGACGATTGTGACATTGATTGTTGCGGTTATTTTACTAATTGTCAATCCAAAACTAGATAGAGAAAAAATTCAAAAAGCCACTACTGAATATCAAAAAGTTGTATTGGCTGCTATGAATGGTGAAAAATATGAAATGGATCCATCAATTTATGATCATGTCGAAGTTCAAATCAAAGAACCTAGCAAGTTCAAACTATTTTTAATGAAATTCAAAAGTCAAAAAGATAAAAGTAATGATCAAAAAGAAGATAAATAATGTCTTCTTTTTGTTTTTTTTATTCAATTAGAGCAACAATTTGATATTTTTTTCTAATACTTTATTGAAATGAGAAGGGTTTTTGTAAATGTTAGAAAGAGAGAAAATTTGCCATGAAAGAAATTCAACGATTCTTAAAAAAAGATTTAAAAGATTTGACTGAAAGTGAAAAATTAGAATTGTTTGAAATACTACAACCAGCAATTAGATTCGCAATTAAAAAAGCACTATCAAAATTTTATAAAGTTCCATTAGAATTTCAAGATATGATGACATATGCTTGATTTGCTTTTGATGATTTATTGAAAAAATATCAAACCAAAAATATTAAAAAGAAATTTATCTCATCAGTTATTGATGCAGTTACATGAAAATGCACAGATGCGTGTGTAAAATTTATCAACAACAAACATAAAGTACTAAACATAAGTGTTTATCATTCACCAACTAAAAGAGAAGATGAAATTAATAAAATAGCTTCAAATTATTTTCCAATAAACACTGGATGAAATGACGTTGTTGAAAAGTATTTTAAAAATTGTGATGAACCATTAGCCCGTGAAATTTTTAGTATGTATACTAATGATGAAACTCAAAATGAGATATGCAATAAGTTAGATATCTCAAGAAATAAGATGACAAGAATACTGAGAAAAACAATTAACGAGTTGCAAGAAATAGCTAAACCATTACTATAATTCAATTTATTATTATTTATAATAATATTTGAAAAAAGGTGGATTTATGAGTTATTATTACAAACATAATTTCTCTTTTACCTACCATGGGTTACAACGGGCAAAAGAGAGATTGAAATTACAAGATAAACAAGATTATGAAGTTAAAGAATTATGCTTAAAACACATTCAAAGCTCTACAAAAAGTTTTGAATCTGGATCTGTTCTTTATATTTCTGCTTCTAATACCAATATCTTTTTTGTGATTGACAAAAAAGCTAATCTAATTATTACAGTAACTGAAATATCACCTGCAAAGCAGTTAAAAATCTTTGGAGGTAGTTCATGATAATTGCTGTGTTTGGCAAAATAGGATCTGGAAAAACAACTGTTTGTAATAAATTTGTTAAATTCCACCCATCTTTTAAAATCATTAATGCTGATCTTATAGCAAAAGAATTACTTAACAGACAAGATGTCAAAGAAAGTCTAAAAAAAATAGATAAATCCATTATTACTAGTAAAAATCAAGTTGATAGAAAATATTTAAGAAAAATTATTTTCGCAAATAAAGAGCTTGGTGAAAAAGTAGATATGCTTCTATGACCAATGATAACTGAAGAAATTAATCAGCAAATTTCAAATCAACCGGCTGATTATATAATTGAAGTTGCATTATTAGATCAACTAAAATTAGAACATGTTGATCTTAAAATAAAGGTAAAATCAAACATTTTTAAGACACTTTTTAGAGTCATAAAAAGAGATAATGCTAGTCTATCAAATGTTTTTAAAATATGATGAAAGCAAACAAAGTTACTGAGAAAAACTAAATATGATATTAGCATTAGACACTTTTATGAATTAGAATTTTATCTTCAAAAAAACAAACTTATTGATTGATAAGTTTGTTTTTCATTTATTAATCTTCAAATTTTTCTAAGCTACCATCAGCTAGAACTTTTTCGATTCTTCCTTTATATTCTTTTAGCTTTTCTTCAGCTAATTTAATCTTTTTCATACCTTCTTCAAAAATTTTCATAGCTTCTTCTAAAGATGTTTCACTACTGCTAATTTTTTTAGAATCATCTTGAATTTCTTGCATTAGTTGATCATAAGTTTTTTCTTGGTTATTCATTTTTTTCCACCTCTTCAACAACTGTTGTTAATTTAGCATCAGCTAAAAAGATTTTTAGTTTTTCATTAATACTAATATCTTTATAAGATGTTATTTTTTGACCTTTTTGATTTGTAACTATACTATAACCATTTTCTAAAGGCTTTTTAGGATTTAATAAAATAAATTTATTTGAGATTGATTCAAATCACAATTCTTCAATTGATTTTTTTTGAAGCATTAATGATCTAAAATTTGATTTAATAAATAAAAAATCATTTTCGTTCTTTTCAATTTTATTAATAGTTTTTTGAGTTAATGTATTGACAGAATCAATTATGATGATATTTTGATGGTTTAGAGTTCTTTGAATATTTTGAAATAAAAACTGTCTAAAATAACTTAAATTTTCAAATAGTTTATAAATTTTAGTTCTTATTGTTTGTGGTAAATGAAATTGTGCTTGTTCTATTAGAATTTCTTTTCTAGAAATATGTGCTTCAATGGCGTTGTTTTGTTCTAATTTAGCATGTTTTAAAATTTCAAATTGTTGATTATATTTATTTTTTAATAATAAATGAAACTTTTCAGAAATATAACTTAGTTGTTTTTTAAGTTCAACTACATCTCTACTAACTAATTCTCCTGCAGCAGTTGGAGTTGCTGCTCTAATATCGGCTACATAATCTGCTAGTGTAATGTCTGGTTCGTGACCTACAGCACTTATTATAGGAATAAAACTATCTTTAATAGATTGAAGCAATTCTAGTTCATTAAACGCTCATAGGTCTTCATAACTTCCTCCACCCCTACCAACAATTAGAACATCAAGCTTAACTTCAAATTCATTAGCTTGTTTAATTTTTTGAGCAAGGTCAAATTGGGCTTGAGCACCTTGCACTTGAGATGGAAATAAATATATATTAATTGATGGCATTCTTCTATGAATTGTAGTAATCAAATCATGAATAGCTGCTCCAGTATCAGCAGTAACGATTCCAACATTTTCAACAACATTAGGAAGCCTTTTTTTGATGCTAGGATCAAATCAACCTGCTTCTTTTAACTTTTTAAATCTTTCTTCATAGATCTTTTGTAGTTCACCAATTCCTTCGATTCTAACATCTTTTACTTCAAAAGTAATTTTTCCACCAACAATATAGTATGTAATTCTTCCAACACAGGTTATTTGCATTCCTTCTTTTGGATTTAGTTGTATAAGTTTGTGCGCATTACTTTTTCAAATCATACAACCAACAGACGCTTTTTCATCTTTAATCGAAAAATATACATGTCCAGATGATTTATTAATAGTTAAATTACTTAATTCACCTTTTACATATATTGATTTAAAATAATCTATATTTTCTAAGCAATATTTTATGTTTTGGTTTAGTTCTTGAACTGTTAAAATCTTTTCCATAACTATTTTTTATCTACCTTATCTAGTATGGCATTAACAAATTTAAAGTCAAAATCTGGAATATAATTTTTTGTATACTCTACCATTTCATTAATAACAACGGCTTTAGGAGTTTCGGTATATTCTATTTCATAAATTCCAACAATTAAGACGGCTCTAACTACTGATGGAATTCTTTCTCATCTTCATTTAGATGATAAAAGTGGTTTAATTGTTTGAATAATCTGTTCACTAAGATTGGCAATAGTTTCGATTTCATCAATCACGTCTTGATTTTTAAATTGCTGTACATCATCTAAAACATCTTGTTTTATATAATTAAAATTTGCATTTAGTAATTGGTATTTATAAAAAGCTTGAATCAATAATTTCCTTTTTGTTCACGGACTAATTTTCATTTTTTTATATCTCTTATTTTTTCTTAGCACTCATACTAATTTTAGTTATTATATTCTTTTGGGTTGGAGATGATGTAGAATTCGAATTCATGTCAGCTTTATTTATTTTTAATTCTTTCTCGTTTTTATCAAATGTAAAGTTGTTTAGAGATTCTAATAATTTATTGTGGTTAAATAAAGTACCTTTTACTACTTTAAAAGTGTTTTCTGGATTTTGTCTTAAAAAATTATAAATAACTGATGATCTAGTTTCATATTTAAAGTTGATTTTATTTTTACCGAATGGAGTAATTCTTCCTGATTCTGAATTTGCCAATCTAACAGCGTCACTTAAATATGATGAAAGACTGATTAATAATTCATTAAATTTAGATGAATTTTTAATAGCATTCTCAAGTTGGGGATTCATAATATTAGCATCTTTAACACCATTTTGAGTTAAAAACGCTTCAAATCACGATAAATGTTCTCTAAATACATCAACAATGCTTTTACCTATATATTCTATAACAATAGGGGTTTCAAACTTATCAATATTTAGTGTTGAATTGCTCACAACTTCTGTTTTCATTTTAAAAAAATTAGGTAACAAAATTACATCTAAAGATTGACTTGTCTTTTGTTCACCACCATTAGTTTTAAAAATAAATTTTAACTTTTGATCTTTAGTATCATCCAAATCCTTAAAGTCATCTTCTTTTTTTAATTCTTTCAATCCATTTGGGTTATTAACATTAACCGCTGTTTCTCTATAAAAAACTAAATCAGCTTTTTGCAAATCTTCTCAGCTCTTATTTTTATTATCAGTAAATTCGTTTGCTGCTAAAGCTTTTAATCTATTAATAGCATATTGCTTATTAACATTATTAGTTCCATTACCATTTGTTGTTAGTATTTCTTTTAGTTCATCTCGACTAACAAAAGCTTGGCTAGTTTTCCAAACGCCTTTATTTTCAATAGACGACAAATTATTATAAACTTTTTTTATTTCTACTCTTCTAACACAACTTATTGTTGCAATTCCAGAAGTAGCTATCAAACCAAGTGTTGCTAACATACCTAAGATTTTTTTCATAAGCAACGCTCCTTTACCTTTTAAATTATCTCATTAAATAAGTATTTTTATAAGTTGTCAGAAAAAGTTTTATTTACTAGGTTTTCGATCTCGGCTTTATATGGTGGATTATCTTCAATGTACGGAGTTTCTAATATTTTAGGAACATTTTCAAAATCTTTGTCTCAAACAACTTCACACAACGCATCAAATCCAATATATCCATAACCAATATTTGCGTGTCGATCTTTATGAGAAGATAACTCATTTTTTGAATCATTTAAATGAATACATAAAACCTTATCTAAACTAAGATATTTTTTTAGTTCAATTTTTACCTGCTCTCATTTACTAATATCATAACCAGCATCATGCATGTGACATGTATCTAAACAAATTCCTACTTTCTCTGGATGTTTAAGCTTACTAAAAATATAATTAAAATCTTCAAATTTAGAGCAAACTTCACCACCTTTTCCAGACATTGTTTCTAAAACAACTTTAACATTTGTTTGAAATTCACTAACAAGATCTAAAGCTTTAATGATTTGATCTAAAGAATTTTTATAATCTCCAGTTGTATATGATCCTGGATGCAAAACTAAAAGATTAATTCCAATCGCTTCACAATATTGAATCTCTTTTTTTAACATTTCTACTGCAAAGTTTCACTTTTTAGCATCAACACTATTAGCAATGTTAATAATATAACCAGCATGAACAACTAAATCTTTGGCATTAATATTATTTTGTTTGATCAAATCATGCATTTGTTTAATATTTAAAGCTTGAAGATCAGCTTTATTAGCATTTTGTGGTGGACCTGTAAAAATCATAAAAGTATTTGCTTTATATCCAATAGCTTCATAAACACTTCCTACTAGATAATGATTTGTTTTTGTCATCTTAACATGACATCCTAAAAGTGGTTTATTCATAACTCTCCTTTAATAAGTTTAAACATGTTTTTTTGTCATTTTCTATTAATTCTACTAGCTGATCTAAACTATTAATTTTTTGGTTTTCTCTTATATATTCTAATAGTTCAAAACTAATATGTTTAGAATAGATATCTTTATTAAAATCAAAAATATTAGCTTCAAAAACCATTAAATTATTTCTATTAACTCAACTATCACCCATTCCGTATCTAACTTGTTGGTGATCAATAACTACTTTTACTAAATAAACACCATTTTTAACTACAAAAGTTGAATTAGTTAAAATGTTTGCTGTTGGAAAATTTATGGTTCTTCCTAGTTGATTACAAAGTGTCACAATTCCAGAAAAACTGTAATTAAAGCCGGTGATCTTTTTAAATTCTTTTATATCCGCATCAACTAGTAATTGTTTGGCTTGTTTTATTAGATCTGTATCATCTTTTATAATCGTATTGGTGCAAAGTTTCACTAATTTATCTAATTGTGAGAAACTTTTTAAACTATAAACATTACTAATATTATATTGATTAATTAATTCTAAAAAGTCATCGTTTAAAAGTTCTATTATCTTAAAACCTTGTTTTTTAAATTCACTAATTTGATAATTTGAACAAAGATAATCAAAATCATCATCAGCGTAACAATATCCAAAAACAACTAAATTAGCTTTTGTAAAAGAACATAAAAATCTTTTGGTTAAATATTTAAAATCAGTAAATATGGCTGTTTTTTGATTATTCATTCTTTCACCTTTAAAATGACTTTTTGTAATTAAATAAAATAAAAAAGACTTATGGTTAGTCTTTGTTGTAGTCTAAGAATATGGTGCCTGATGTGGGAATCGAACCCACAACCCACTGATTAAGAGTCAGTTGCTCTACCAATTGCGCTAATCAGACACGTATCTTAATTTTACAACTTTTAAAATAGAAAATAAATAGTTTTATTTTATTGCATCATCTTTTTTTCTATCAACTTTTTTAGATAAATGATTCTTAGTTCTTTTTCTGCAATCTCAACTTTAACTTCAATTAATTTATCTGCATGGTATGGTTGATGGATCCTATTATAATAAATAGCAAAATAAATAAACATCCCAACTACAGGAAAAAACCATCACAATCATGATTTTTTAATAATTTCTTTATTTACCTTTTTTAGCTTTTTTTGTAAATCTTTAATTTCAGACTCTGCTTGGCTAATTTGTTGATTTAACTCTTCTAAAGTCATATTGTTAAAATTGTTTTGCATAGCTACATCCTCTAATTTCTTTTTGAATCGATAAATCACAAAATGCCAATTATCTTAAAATACCAGAACAGATAATATTTAATAATAAGTAAAATTTGATGATTCATTTTCAAAATTTTACAATACTAAAGATGTTATTTTAGATTACTTAACTATCTTTATTTTTAATCTTTGGTATTTTCTAATGGTCTTATTTTATTTTATAATTTTATTAAGTTTGATGAAAGGAAAAATCTATGCATTATTTAGGAATAATTATTGCAAGTGTTCTAGGTTATTTTATAGGTTGTATCTCTTGATCAACTATCATTGTTAAAAAGGTAAAAAATATAGATATTAGAACAGTTGGATCTGGAAATCCAGGAGCAACTAACGCTACAAGAATACTTGGTAAAAAATGAGGTTTATTAATCACATTTTTAGATGGATCTAAAGTTGTCTTAACAGCAATTATTGCCATAATTCTGTCTATTAGTAAACACCACTTATTTAAAGAAACTAGTTATTTTATTCCTTGTATTTTTGCTTTAATTGGACATTGCTATCCAATTTATTATCGATTTAAAGGTGGCAAAGCAGTTAGTTGCTTTTTAGGATTATTACTTGTTATTAATATTTTGTATTTAATAATCTTTTTGATTGTGTGATTTATCGCAGCAAGTATTTGAAGAAAAGTTAGTTTAGCTTCAATAATGTCAGCTCTAGTTATTCTGCTAATTATGTGAATGCCCTGGTTTAGCGGAACAACTACTTTTATATGACAATGAAACGGACTAGAACAATTTAAGGTAGCGTGGAACAGATATTTACTATTCTCATTTTTTAATTCATTTCATCTTTGGTTAAACAACACTTGAGCAAGCGGAATGCTTGAAGCAAATATTGTAATTTTAATTTCTGGGATAATTTTAGCTTGAAGACATTTTCCAAATATCCAAAGACTTAGAAATAAAACAGAACCAGACACATTTCCTAGAAAAGTTAAAAATAAATAACCATTTTATTATCAATTAATTTATAAAAATAAAAACACATACAGTTATTCTTAAAACTTAAGAATATTGTTAATGTGTTTTAAATATTAATCTATTTATTTTTTTTGATTGCATTCATTGTTTTTTTAATGTCTGCTTCTGATGGTTTTCTTCCCATGCTCATATACATAGCTCTGATTTGTTTTTCAGTTATTGGAGGATTATTTTTTAGTTGTTTTTTAACCATAATTCTTGTTAAGAAAAACCCTAAAATCAATCCTGCTATTAAACAAATTAAGACTGTTGCAACAATGATTCCTACAAATGAACCTGTTGAATATGTTACATCTGCTAAAAACATATTATTTCCTTTCTATTGGTTTATTTTAAATTCTCTATAATTCTATTAGTTATATTTTCTTTTGTAAATCCAAATTTAGAGATTATTGTATTACCTGGAGCAGATTCACCAAAACGTTCAATTGCAAATATCATTCCATTATCACCAATGTATTTGTATCAAGACATCGGTGTTGCCATTTCAATAGCAATTCTTATTGTTTTTTTATCTATTATTGCATCTTGATAATCTTTTGATTGTTTATCAAATAGATTTGTTGATGGCATTGAAACTACCTTAGCAATGATCTTATGTTTTGCTAATTCTTGTTGCACATCAAGTGCTAGAGCTACTTCACTTCCTGAAGCAATTAAAGTAATTGCGGGATTAGTTGCATCACTGATAACATATGCACCACGACTTACTTTTTCAAATATATCAGCTGGTTGATCATTTGCTTGAGAATATGAAACTTGTCTTAAATTTTGTCTAGTTAAAATTATTGAAGTGGGGGTTTCTAACGATTGGGTTAGTCCTATTTTATAAGCTGCTATGGTTTCAGCATAATCAGCTGGTCTTATGACAATATGGTTTGGAATTGAGCGCAACATAGCTAATTGCTCAATTGGCTCATGAGTTGGTCCATCTTCACCAACGGCTATTGAATCATGTGTAAAAATATATAATTGTTGAAGCTGCATAATTGAAGCTAGTCTCATAGCTGGTTTCATATAATCTGAAAATACGAAAAATCCACTTGCTACAGGTAGTAATCCTCCATGAGCTGCAATACCATTGTTGATTGTACCCATTCCAAATTCTCTGACACCATACATAATGTTTCTACCAGATCTGTTTTCACTGCTAAAAATTCCATCCGCACCTTTAATTTTTGTTGAAGATGATAAATCAGCACTACCTCCGATTAACATTTGTTCTTCTTTTGAAATTTGGTCAAAGATGTTTCCCGAACTAATTCTAGTAGCTTCATCTGAACTAGGAATGTTTGCTAGTAGTTTTTCAAAATCAAATGTGATTTTTTTAGCGATTGCATTTTCTAAAATTTGAGCTTGTTGA encodes:
- the nusB gene encoding transcription antitermination factor NusB, whose translation is MKISPWTKRKLLIQAFYKYQLLNANFNYIKQDVLDDVQQFKNQDVIDEIETIANLSEQIIQTIKPLLSSKWRWERIPSVVRAVLIVGIYEIEYTETPKAVVINEMVEYTKNYIPDFDFKFVNAILDKVDKK
- the xseA gene encoding exodeoxyribonuclease VII large subunit; translation: MEKILTVQELNQNIKYCLENIDYFKSIYVKGELSNLTINKSSGHVYFSIKDEKASVGCMIWKSNAHKLIQLNPKEGMQITCVGRITYYIVGGKITFEVKDVRIEGIGELQKIYEERFKKLKEAGWFDPSIKKRLPNVVENVGIVTADTGAAIHDLITTIHRRMPSINIYLFPSQVQGAQAQFDLAQKIKQANEFEVKLDVLIVGRGGGSYEDLWAFNELELLQSIKDSFIPIISAVGHEPDITLADYVADIRAATPTAAGELVSRDVVELKKQLSYISEKFHLLLKNKYNQQFEILKHAKLEQNNAIEAHISRKEILIEQAQFHLPQTIRTKIYKLFENLSYFRQFLFQNIQRTLNHQNIIIIDSVNTLTQKTINKIEKNENDFLFIKSNFRSLMLQKKSIEELWFESISNKFILLNPKKPLENGYSIVTNQKGQKITSYKDISINEKLKIFLADAKLTTVVEEVEKNE
- a CDS encoding deoxyribonuclease IV gives rise to the protein MNKPLLGCHVKMTKTNHYLVGSVYEAIGYKANTFMIFTGPPQNANKADLQALNIKQMHDLIKQNNINAKDLVVHAGYIINIANSVDAKKWNFAVEMLKKEIQYCEAIGINLLVLHPGSYTTGDYKNSLDQIIKALDLVSEFQTNVKVVLETMSGKGGEVCSKFEDFNYIFSKLKHPEKVGICLDTCHMHDAGYDISKWEQVKIELKKYLSLDKVLCIHLNDSKNELSSHKDRHANIGYGYIGFDALCEVVWDKDFENVPKILETPYIEDNPPYKAEIENLVNKTFSDNL
- the coaE gene encoding dephospho-CoA kinase (Dephospho-CoA kinase (CoaE) performs the final step in coenzyme A biosynthesis.), with the protein product MIIAVFGKIGSGKTTVCNKFVKFHPSFKIINADLIAKELLNRQDVKESLKKIDKSIITSKNQVDRKYLRKIIFANKELGEKVDMLLWPMITEEINQQISNQPADYIIEVALLDQLKLEHVDLKIKVKSNIFKTLFRVIKRDNASLSNVFKIWWKQTKLLRKTKYDISIRHFYELEFYLQKNKLIDW
- the plsY gene encoding glycerol-3-phosphate 1-O-acyltransferase PlsY, which codes for MHYLGIIIASVLGYFIGCISWSTIIVKKVKNIDIRTVGSGNPGATNATRILGKKWGLLITFLDGSKVVLTAIIAIILSISKHHLFKETSYFIPCIFALIGHCYPIYYRFKGGKAVSCFLGLLLVINILYLIIFLIVWFIAASIWRKVSLASIMSALVILLIMWMPWFSGTTTFIWQWNGLEQFKVAWNRYLLFSFFNSFHLWLNNTWASGMLEANIVILISGIILAWRHFPNIQRLRNKTEPDTFPRKVKNK
- the tkt gene encoding transketolase, with translation MKNKGNDNLNALRILGVEAVNQANSGHPGVVLGAAGIVYVLFNKIMNFNPKNPKWFNRDRFVLSAGHGSSLLYAALHLAGYNLSIEDLKQFRQWESKTPGHPEALLTEGVEVTTGPLGQGLSMGVGMALAETHLAAVYNKPDYDLINHYTYILCGDGDLQEGVAQETISFAGKNKLNKLILIHDSNDVQLDSLVSEVNTEDMHKRFQSAGWNTLKVEDGEDLQAIEDAIHQAQKSDKPTYIEVKTIIGIGSTKQGTHAVHGAPLGKDMINVKNAFGWNYADFEIPSAVYKHWEINANKGAKAEQEWNELFASYKKTYDQQAQILENAIAKKITFDFEKLLANIPSSDEATRISSGNIFDQISKEEQMLIGGSADLSSSTKIKGADGIFSSENRSGRNIMYGVREFGMGTINNGIAAHGGLLPVASGFFVFSDYMKPAMRLASIMQLQQLYIFTHDSIAVGEDGPTHEPIEQLAMLRSIPNHIVIRPADYAETIAAYKIGLTQSLETPTSIILTRQNLRQVSYSQANDQPADIFEKVSRGAYVISDATNPAITLIASGSEVALALDVQQELAKHKIIAKVVSMPSTNLFDKQSKDYQDAIIDKKTIRIAIEMATPMSWYKYIGDNGMIFAIERFGESAPGNTIISKFGFTKENITNRIIENLK
- a CDS encoding YneF family protein, encoding MFLADVTYSTGSFVGIIVATVLICLIAGLILGFFLTRIMVKKQLKNNPPITEKQIRAMYMSMGRKPSEADIKKTMNAIKKNK
- the xseB gene encoding exodeoxyribonuclease VII small subunit, with the translated sequence MNNQEKTYDQLMQEIQDDSKKISSSETSLEEAMKIFEEGMKKIKLAEEKLKEYKGRIEKVLADGSLEKFED
- a CDS encoding riboflavin kinase — encoded protein: MNNQKTAIFTDFKYLTKRFLCSFTKANLVVFGYCYADDDFDYLCSNYQISEFKKQGFKIIELLNDDFLELINQYNISNVYSLKSFSQLDKLVKLCTNTIIKDDTDLIKQAKQLLVDADIKEFKKITGFNYSFSGIVTLCNQLGRTINFPTANILTNSTFVVKNGVYLVKVVIDHQQVRYGMGDSWVNRNNLMVFEANIFDFNKDIYSKHISFELLEYIRENQKINSLDQLVELIENDKKTCLNLLKESYE